One Rhodococcus sp. P1Y DNA window includes the following coding sequences:
- a CDS encoding Rieske (2Fe-2S) protein: MTEKEKRLARGREHVVATTDEIPPGEHKVFPIGRYGVGVYNVKGTFYAIANYCPHEGGPLCFGRTKGQTVSAPERPGGAAEVRDGEFIYCPWHQWGFELATGTTTVKPEWSIRTYPVRVDGSNVIVSA; encoded by the coding sequence ATGACCGAGAAAGAAAAGCGTCTGGCGCGTGGTCGTGAACACGTGGTTGCCACCACAGACGAAATCCCGCCGGGGGAACACAAGGTGTTCCCTATCGGTCGCTACGGCGTAGGCGTCTACAACGTCAAGGGCACGTTCTACGCAATCGCGAACTACTGCCCTCACGAAGGCGGTCCGTTGTGCTTCGGACGTACCAAAGGCCAGACAGTCAGTGCTCCGGAACGCCCGGGTGGGGCTGCCGAAGTTAGGGACGGCGAATTCATCTATTGCCCATGGCATCAGTGGGGATTCGAGCTTGCCACGGGCACTACGACCGTGAAGCCGGAGTGGAGCATTCGCACATACCCGGTGCGCGTGGACGGTTCGAACGTGATCGTCAGCGCATGA
- a CDS encoding amidohydrolase family protein — protein sequence MTRTHSEQVSTSTLDPVRVVDCDTHPYPRKGALHEFLDPKFVKEQQARGAGANNGIFYDAPDYNFARAMRVDSFPGDGEFACTDPAMAFRQLVLDSGSDIVILGPTSGGGGDTEEEVTAMAAATNLWQEACWLDRENNWHGRFYGSICANIAEPDVAAREIEKWAGHERYKQVLIHAEPRPSWGHPKYDPVWAAATKHDIPVACHLGRGKHNLLPMSPVGFMSYNHDFMVTYSMLAANQVMSLIFDGVFERFPALKIVFIEHASSWILPLMWRMDAIYAARGADTAGLTKKPSDYVKDNIFFTTQPLDYPEDKLELTNALEWMEADKILLFSSDYPHWTFDEPRWVAKHIPVQMRDAVMFQNGIDLFGLPSELPALAGQVKAY from the coding sequence ATGACACGAACACACAGCGAACAAGTATCGACGTCGACACTCGATCCCGTGAGGGTCGTGGATTGCGATACGCATCCGTACCCGCGCAAGGGTGCGCTGCACGAGTTTCTCGACCCCAAGTTCGTCAAGGAACAGCAAGCGCGCGGTGCCGGCGCGAACAACGGAATTTTCTACGATGCGCCTGATTACAATTTCGCGCGCGCCATGCGGGTGGATTCGTTCCCCGGGGACGGCGAATTTGCGTGCACCGATCCGGCGATGGCATTTCGCCAGCTCGTGTTGGACTCGGGGTCCGACATCGTGATTCTCGGACCCACATCGGGAGGTGGCGGAGATACCGAGGAAGAGGTCACCGCGATGGCAGCGGCCACCAATCTGTGGCAGGAAGCATGCTGGCTCGACCGAGAAAACAACTGGCACGGCCGGTTCTACGGATCCATTTGCGCAAACATCGCAGAGCCCGACGTGGCCGCGCGAGAGATCGAGAAGTGGGCCGGCCACGAGCGTTACAAGCAGGTTTTGATTCACGCGGAGCCGAGGCCGTCGTGGGGCCACCCGAAGTACGACCCGGTGTGGGCCGCAGCAACGAAACACGACATTCCCGTCGCTTGCCACCTCGGTCGTGGAAAACACAACCTCCTCCCCATGAGCCCGGTCGGCTTCATGTCCTACAACCACGATTTCATGGTCACCTACTCGATGCTCGCCGCGAACCAGGTCATGAGCCTAATTTTCGACGGCGTCTTCGAACGGTTTCCTGCCCTGAAAATCGTGTTCATCGAACACGCTTCATCGTGGATACTTCCGCTGATGTGGCGCATGGATGCGATTTACGCAGCGCGTGGCGCCGACACTGCGGGGTTGACCAAGAAGCCGTCCGACTACGTCAAAGACAACATCTTCTTCACCACCCAGCCACTGGACTACCCGGAGGACAAGCTCGAGCTGACCAACGCCCTGGAGTGGATGGAGGCGGACAAAATCTTGTTGTTCTCCTCAGACTATCCGCACTGGACGTTCGACGAGCCGCGATGGGTGGCCAAGCATATTCCAGTGCAGATGCGTGACGCGGTGATGTTCCAGAACGGCATCGATCTGTTCGGCCTGCCGAGCGAATTGCCCGCGCTGGCGGGACAGGTAAAGGCTTACTGA
- a CDS encoding 2Fe-2S iron-sulfur cluster-binding protein: protein MPRFTVRPAGIELEAFDGESVAEAAWRQDYVWPTKCWGQIECMTCFTTIVDGELDAVPAEDAELDAIRSRLSPKYSNDSRVRLGCQLKCRGSGLVVEKRGVRPIEAQDNNAVSPDLGNTIHTNSGAQ from the coding sequence ATGCCCCGGTTCACAGTGCGACCCGCCGGGATCGAGTTGGAGGCCTTCGACGGCGAATCCGTTGCAGAAGCTGCGTGGCGTCAAGATTACGTCTGGCCGACGAAGTGTTGGGGGCAGATCGAATGCATGACCTGCTTCACGACGATCGTCGACGGTGAGCTCGACGCGGTACCTGCCGAAGATGCCGAACTGGACGCCATCCGCTCGAGGCTGAGCCCCAAGTACAGCAACGACTCTCGGGTACGTCTCGGTTGTCAACTGAAGTGCCGCGGGTCGGGTCTGGTCGTGGAGAAGCGCGGAGTGCGCCCCATTGAAGCCCAGGACAACAACGCGGTCTCCCCGGACCTCGGAAACACCATTCACACCAACAGCGGCGCGCAGTGA
- a CDS encoding alpha/beta fold hydrolase → MPDLTVNGGKVRYELIGPEGGDTVVITPGGRFGMEYRGVRPFAEAFAAAGKRVLIWDRPNTGASDIQLYGRSESHMRAETLAGLVEQLGLGPIAVLGGSGGARDSIVFTIEYPHLVRRLVVWSIVGGAFSSISLASVYVLDEIRTLRRNGIDGILALKGRAGSWSDLVDANPANEQRLRDLGAEEFERVMWQWFEAYVPKATEAIPGVADHEMRQIDVPTLIVRGGEGDIDHPKRTSMEVHSLIRSSRFVEPPWPEDAWERGQALRDAGKGGIFDPWMDGVPTFLEFIDSEKGI, encoded by the coding sequence ATGCCCGATTTGACAGTGAACGGCGGCAAGGTCCGATATGAGCTGATCGGACCGGAGGGCGGAGACACCGTCGTGATCACGCCTGGCGGACGGTTCGGTATGGAGTACCGAGGTGTTCGCCCGTTCGCGGAAGCGTTCGCCGCGGCAGGTAAGCGTGTCCTGATCTGGGATCGCCCGAACACGGGTGCGTCGGACATTCAGCTCTACGGTCGCTCGGAGTCGCACATGCGGGCGGAAACGCTCGCCGGGCTCGTCGAGCAACTGGGGCTCGGTCCGATAGCCGTTCTGGGCGGCTCGGGCGGTGCGCGTGACTCCATCGTGTTCACCATCGAATACCCCCACCTGGTTCGCAGATTGGTCGTGTGGTCGATTGTCGGTGGCGCATTCAGCTCGATCAGTCTGGCCAGTGTGTACGTCCTGGACGAGATACGAACGCTACGTCGGAACGGCATCGACGGAATTCTGGCGCTCAAGGGTCGCGCGGGTAGCTGGTCCGACCTGGTCGACGCCAACCCTGCCAACGAGCAGCGGCTGCGAGATCTGGGCGCCGAGGAATTCGAACGGGTGATGTGGCAATGGTTCGAGGCGTACGTGCCGAAGGCAACCGAGGCAATCCCCGGCGTCGCGGACCACGAGATGCGGCAGATCGACGTCCCGACGTTGATCGTGCGCGGTGGGGAAGGCGACATCGACCACCCCAAGCGAACGTCCATGGAGGTGCATTCCCTGATCCGGTCGTCTCGTTTCGTCGAACCGCCCTGGCCGGAAGATGCATGGGAGCGAGGACAGGCATTGCGCGATGCAGGCAAGGGTGGAATTTTCGACCCGTGGATGGACGGTGTCCCGACTTTTCTCGAATTCATCGATTCGGAAAAGGGAATCTGA
- a CDS encoding ferredoxin codes for MRIKLDRTMCDGFGTCAVHAPNTFSLDEWGYPSLVGGGDIAEEDQNGVKRALLDCPAHAILSLDEPTPIPAGGEAGISRSAGPDSLWEHLPVHNAVPKNGPVG; via the coding sequence ATGAGGATAAAACTGGACAGAACGATGTGTGATGGATTCGGTACCTGCGCCGTTCACGCACCGAACACCTTCTCCCTCGACGAATGGGGATACCCAAGTCTCGTTGGGGGAGGCGACATTGCGGAAGAGGACCAGAACGGCGTCAAGAGAGCGCTGCTCGACTGCCCCGCGCATGCCATCTTGTCGCTGGACGAGCCCACTCCGATTCCTGCCGGGGGCGAGGCTGGTATTTCTCGGTCTGCGGGGCCGGATTCGCTGTGGGAACACTTACCGGTGCACAACGCTGTCCCGAAGAACGGACCGGTGGGTTGA
- a CDS encoding amidohydrolase family protein, translating to MIDASVHVFFPSDAHLRTALGEPWASRGFPTPDVTFTASLGNRYAEGTHPEDGTHPGSDPELAGRQLFVKQAFDAAILHPMSVGMLPDWHLETAILSATNRSMVENWLESGTYKDKFYGTIRVNPNDIDSAVAEIEKWKDHPQVVQIGLPMQTQAPYGRSYYKPLWKAATDAGLPIAIHWEMGQGITHPPTPSGPARTYAQLVGFQPLTFVYHLMNMIAEGIFEEFPDLRIVFADGAADMLTPIMWRMDTFGRPHLEQTPWAPKMPSDYLAEHVYFVNGLLDGPGDVEFASEWLRMTGKEDMLMFGSSYPDWQTASVESLPSAWTPAQRDKVCSRNAEKLYGISLSSPVMQ from the coding sequence ATGATCGACGCCAGCGTTCACGTCTTCTTCCCATCGGATGCACATCTGCGCACCGCTCTCGGTGAACCCTGGGCGAGCCGGGGATTCCCCACACCCGACGTGACGTTCACGGCGTCACTGGGCAATCGATACGCCGAGGGCACCCACCCCGAGGACGGCACCCACCCGGGCTCCGATCCTGAACTGGCGGGTCGGCAGTTGTTCGTGAAACAGGCTTTCGACGCGGCGATCCTTCACCCCATGTCGGTAGGAATGTTGCCCGACTGGCATCTCGAGACGGCAATACTGTCTGCCACGAACCGATCGATGGTCGAGAACTGGTTGGAGTCCGGCACGTACAAGGACAAGTTCTACGGCACCATTCGGGTCAATCCGAACGACATCGATTCTGCCGTTGCGGAAATCGAGAAGTGGAAAGATCACCCACAAGTCGTTCAGATCGGGTTGCCGATGCAGACGCAGGCACCGTACGGACGGTCGTACTACAAGCCACTGTGGAAAGCAGCGACCGATGCAGGCCTTCCGATTGCTATCCATTGGGAGATGGGCCAAGGTATCACGCACCCCCCGACGCCGTCGGGGCCGGCCCGTACTTACGCGCAGCTGGTCGGCTTTCAGCCTCTGACCTTCGTGTACCACCTGATGAACATGATCGCCGAAGGCATTTTCGAGGAATTCCCTGATTTACGTATCGTTTTCGCGGACGGCGCAGCAGACATGTTGACCCCGATTATGTGGCGTATGGACACCTTCGGTCGCCCCCACCTCGAACAGACCCCGTGGGCCCCCAAAATGCCCAGTGACTACCTGGCCGAACATGTGTACTTCGTCAACGGACTGCTGGACGGACCGGGGGACGTGGAGTTCGCTTCGGAATGGCTCCGGATGACCGGCAAAGAAGACATGCTGATGTTCGGGTCGAGCTACCCGGATTGGCAGACAGCGTCGGTGGAGTCCCTGCCTTCGGCGTGGACTCCAGCGCAGCGAGACAAGGTGTGCTCGCGCAATGCCGAGAAGCTCTACGGCATCTCGCTGTCGTCACCGGTAATGCAATGA
- a CDS encoding NADH-ubiquinone oxidoreductase-F iron-sulfur binding region domain-containing protein, which produces MSVTTDAGMNLRTAAFPGTTPRLITGSGREDYDAYVAGGGYAPISDAEALLTLVSDAGLRGRGGAAFPLAQKIRTVKTGPAVPVLLANGEEGEPASVKDRWLMRYRPHLVLDGVRLAAAMVGAEDVYIYVSDRASATSLRDALAQLPETTDVIGRACVHEVDSTYVAGEETAAVRSINGGPALPQDKPPRPFQSGVHDRPTLVSNVETLANLPYVQQHGAAEYRTVGTEDSAGTFLMTLTGTANNGLYEVPFGTTLAEVLRWLGDETAVTGALVGGYFAGVLSARVLDIPLDYAELRAAGSGLGCGAMAVIDSAVCPVAVSADVLAYFDRENAGQCGSCFNGTAAMAAAMAALCDGRADDRDVERLRAWSVGLRGRGACGTLDGAANVAAGVLREYPELVTDHLNGLCGACAQGRTPNTRPYAAIGEDRRSFA; this is translated from the coding sequence ATGAGCGTAACGACCGATGCCGGAATGAACTTGCGGACTGCCGCATTCCCGGGAACGACACCGAGGTTGATCACCGGTTCCGGACGAGAAGACTACGACGCGTATGTCGCCGGCGGTGGATACGCACCTATTTCGGACGCCGAGGCATTGCTCACGCTAGTGTCCGATGCAGGCCTGCGAGGGCGAGGTGGGGCAGCGTTTCCCCTGGCGCAGAAGATCCGCACTGTCAAAACAGGTCCTGCTGTGCCCGTTCTTCTCGCCAACGGCGAGGAGGGCGAACCGGCATCGGTGAAGGACCGTTGGCTGATGAGGTACCGCCCTCACCTCGTTCTCGACGGCGTTCGGCTTGCCGCGGCGATGGTCGGTGCCGAGGACGTCTACATTTACGTCTCGGACCGGGCCAGTGCTACGAGCCTGCGCGATGCTCTCGCGCAGCTACCCGAGACGACGGACGTAATCGGCCGTGCGTGCGTCCACGAGGTCGACTCCACGTACGTTGCAGGGGAGGAAACGGCAGCCGTGAGGTCGATCAACGGCGGTCCTGCTCTTCCGCAGGACAAACCACCTCGGCCGTTCCAATCTGGCGTTCACGACCGGCCGACTCTGGTCTCGAATGTCGAAACACTGGCGAACCTGCCCTACGTGCAGCAACATGGAGCCGCGGAGTACCGAACTGTAGGTACTGAAGATTCCGCTGGGACCTTCTTGATGACGCTGACGGGGACCGCGAACAACGGGCTTTACGAGGTGCCGTTCGGTACCACTCTGGCCGAGGTGCTCCGATGGCTGGGCGACGAGACTGCGGTGACCGGCGCTTTGGTCGGCGGCTACTTCGCCGGCGTGCTGTCCGCCCGCGTACTCGACATCCCGCTCGACTATGCCGAGTTGCGCGCTGCTGGAAGTGGATTGGGCTGCGGTGCTATGGCGGTGATCGATTCCGCAGTCTGCCCCGTTGCGGTATCCGCCGACGTGCTGGCCTATTTCGATCGCGAAAATGCCGGACAATGCGGATCGTGCTTCAACGGCACCGCGGCGATGGCTGCCGCGATGGCCGCGCTGTGCGACGGACGCGCGGACGATCGTGACGTGGAGCGCCTGCGCGCGTGGTCTGTGGGACTGCGCGGCCGCGGGGCGTGCGGAACGCTCGACGGGGCGGCGAATGTCGCTGCGGGAGTGCTGCGTGAGTACCCGGAATTGGTCACGGACCATCTGAACGGTCTTTGTGGGGCCTGCGCGCAGGGGAGAACCCCCAACACGCGGCCCTATGCAGCCATCGGCGAGGACAGGAGGTCGTTTGCATGA